The following proteins are co-located in the Lagenorhynchus albirostris chromosome 4, mLagAlb1.1, whole genome shotgun sequence genome:
- the C4H4orf19 gene encoding uncharacterized protein C4orf19 homolog: protein MGCRCCKMLQSYLLDPVQVPSPGYVNEVNSCKLDEDDAVKLKGKQSREVLVHKDDPPSESSKRTTSRYQTAALQEPCGPPQGPLLPGDTAGGPCAEKTGGAVNGLGPAAALQLAGDPGCPQGDRGSWASATNKGHTTRPFLGGGSARQPDCVLLASGETRVIGNGDSSASCAAGHPAWEIPDHVLQIPAPDYPQLWGSADDDADHVDREEKDCLFKSHTEEEPGQGAPPGAGERGLNMPFSVKRSWDSLNEAVATEVLSVYFKEEDPAQDVPVVDSRNGWEETQGSPGDASGETADEDAEVAEALAALEAATAGEDVDEAE, encoded by the exons ATGGGGTGCAGGTGCTGTAAAATGCTACAAAG CTATCTCTTGGATCCAGTTCAAGTGCCCTCCCCTGGTTATGTCAACGAAGTAAACAGCTGCAAGTTAGATGAAGACGATGCCGTTAAGTTAAAAGGCAAACAGAGCCGCGAAGTGCTGGTACACAAGGATGACCCTCCAAGCGAGAGCTCCAAGAGGACCACGAGCAGGTACCAAACGGCTGCTCTGCAGGAGCCCTGCGGGCCGCCCCAAGGACCGCTTCTCCCGGGGGACACGGCCGGGGGACCCTGCGCTGAGAAGACTGGCGGGGCCGTCAATGGCCTCGGCCCCGCTGCTGCCCTGCAGCTCGCTGGCGATCCCGGGTGCCCCCAGGGGGACAGGGGCTCCTGGGCCAGTGCCACAAACAAGGGTCACACGACTCGGCCCTTCCTTGGAGGAGGAAGCGCCAGGCAACCGGACTGCGTGCTGCTGGCTTCAGGAGAGACCCGTGTCATCGGAAACGGCGACTCCAGCGCGTCTTGCGCGGCAGGGCATCCCGCCTGGGAAATCCCAGACCACGTCCTCCAGATACCCGCCCCCGATTACCCTCAGCTGTGGGGCTCAGCCGACGACGACGCAGATCACGTTGATCGCGAAGAAAAGGACTGCCTTTTCAAGAGCCACACAGAGGAGGAGCCCGGGCAGGGCGCTCCCCCCGGGGCGGGGGAGCGTGGTTTGAATATGCCCTTCTCTGTGAAGAGAAGCTGGGATTCGTTAAACGAGGCCGTGGCAACTGAAGTTCTAAGTGTGTACTTTAAAGAAGAGGATCCTGCACAGGACGTACCTGTGGTCGATTCGAGAAACGGGTGGGAGGAGACCCAGGGCTCCCCTGGAGATGCGAGTGGGGAGACGGCGGATGAGGACGCAGAGGTGGCCGAAGCCCTGGCCGCTTTAGAGGCAGCTACTGCGGGAGAAGATGTGGACGAGGCAGAGTAG